The following proteins are encoded in a genomic region of Entelurus aequoreus isolate RoL-2023_Sb linkage group LG01, RoL_Eaeq_v1.1, whole genome shotgun sequence:
- the LOC133646479 gene encoding vesicle transport protein SFT2B-like, whose product MDKLKKVLSGEDDGNSDAAGILERANNASTLAWGTRMKGFLICFILGVLCSILGTCLLWLPAFGLAVFAVLYSVGNICALASTMFLMGPCRQLKSMCAKERALATIIMLVCLALTLCAAFWWKNYGLALLFCLLQFLAFTWYGLSYIPFARDGILKLFSFCF is encoded by the exons ATGGACAAACTAAAGAAGGTGCTGAGCGGGGAGGATGATGGTAACTCGGACGCGGCAGGAATCCTGGAG AGAGCCAATAACGCATCAACGCTAGCCTGGGGGACAAGAATGAAAGGCTTTCTCATCTGTTTCATTTTGGGTGTGCTGTGTTCCATTCTG GGCACGTGTTTGCTGTGGTTGCCGGCGTTTGGACTCGCGGTTTTTGCTGTCCTCTACAGTGTAGGAAACATCTGTGCTCTAGCCAG CACCATGTTCCTGATGGGACCGTGCAGGCAGTTAAAGAGCATGTGTGCCAAAGAACGAGCGCTTGCCACCATCATTATGCTG GTGTGTCTGGCTCTGACTTTATGTGCAGCTTTCTGG TGGAAGAACTACGGCCTTGCACTGCTGTTCTGTCTCCTGCAGTTTTTAGCATTCACCTG GTATGGCCTTTCATACATCCCCTTCGCCAG agacggtatcttAAAATTATTTTCCTTCTGCTTCTAA